Genomic segment of Acidobacteriota bacterium:
GCGTCTCGATGCACTATATGATGCTGGCGCACCCGACCACTCTAATAAGGAAACCCTGGAAGATTATTCGTTCGAAGTCCATACCATGCACGCGCAATTTCATATGCGAATTGCCGAGTGTACTGGATGCCAAGCTCTATGCGCAGCCATCAGAAGGAATCAAATTCTGGTATTGAACTGGCTTTATGACAATACATTTCAACCGCAACCTAATCCTGGATATTGGCACTCAAAGCTTATAGAGGCATTAAGCAGCGGAAGCGTCGATGTTGCCGACAGAGCAATGCGCGAACATACGCGCTATGGCATCGAAGAGGTGTTGAGACGGAGAGAAAAATACTCCAATTGGGGCAATGGCTACCTGTAATGCCCTCAATTAATTACTGTTGGCACACTTTTACGTTCAATGACAAGAGGAATGTCTCTGAAGTGGATCAAACTAATCCCATACCCCTCCAGTAAGGCCGCCGGCAGAACGTCGTCGCTTCGGTCCTGCCTCTGATCCCTCAAAACGTTCTTGCAATCGGGTCCTTCAGTATATCGGTTTGTCTTCATACATTATCGTTTGAAGGCTTAAAACCAACCCCGGTTTTAGTGTGAGAACCCCTGGAATCGGACGAAATCAGTTACTAAATTCAGCTCGGAGCAATCAGAGC
This window contains:
- a CDS encoding GntR family transcriptional regulator, producing MSIPSTVGLRASQFEHAYELILNQILRGRLPPGSAVSRRGLANTLNIGVRPVTEALQRLESEGLIESLPRVGTRVRLPSEQEIRGHYIVREALESQSARLFAEKSSNREREDLAAMARRLDALYDAGAPDHSNKETLEDYSFEVHTMHAQFHMRIAECTGCQALCAAIRRNQILVLNWLYDNTFQPQPNPGYWHSKLIEALSSGSVDVADRAMREHTRYGIEEVLRRREKYSNWGNGYL